One Pseudomonas brassicacearum genomic region harbors:
- the asd gene encoding archaetidylserine decarboxylase (Phosphatidylserine decarboxylase is synthesized as a single chain precursor. Generation of the pyruvoyl active site from a Ser is coupled to cleavage of a Gly-Ser bond between the larger (beta) and smaller (alpha chains). It is an integral membrane protein.) encodes MKNRLFILSQYLLPHHLLSRLAGCIAECRVRWFKNAFTQWFAKRYQVDMSQALVEDLTAYEHFNAFFTRALKDGARPLDETPGAILSPADGAVSQLGPIEHGRVFQAKGHSFSVLELLGGDAANAAPFMGGDFATIYLSPKDYHRVHMPLAGTLREMVYIPGRIFSVNQTTAENVPELFARNERVACIFDTERGPMAVVLVGAMIVASIETVWAGLVTPPKRELKTFRYDEAARAPIHLEKGAELGRFKLGSTAIVLFGPDQVKWAETLVAGSPVQMGQGLALPKA; translated from the coding sequence ATGAAAAACCGTTTGTTCATCCTCTCTCAGTACCTATTGCCCCACCACCTGCTGTCGCGGCTGGCCGGCTGCATTGCCGAATGCCGCGTGCGCTGGTTCAAGAATGCCTTCACCCAGTGGTTCGCCAAGCGCTACCAAGTAGACATGTCCCAGGCCCTGGTGGAGGACCTGACAGCCTACGAGCACTTCAACGCATTCTTCACCCGGGCCTTGAAAGACGGCGCCCGCCCGCTGGACGAAACCCCGGGCGCGATCCTCAGCCCCGCCGACGGCGCCGTCAGCCAGCTCGGCCCGATCGAGCACGGTCGGGTATTCCAGGCCAAGGGCCACAGCTTCAGCGTGCTGGAACTGCTGGGTGGTGACGCGGCCAACGCGGCGCCGTTCATGGGCGGTGACTTCGCCACCATCTACCTCTCCCCCAAGGACTACCACCGCGTACACATGCCGCTGGCCGGCACCCTGCGGGAAATGGTCTATATTCCCGGGCGGATTTTCTCGGTCAACCAGACCACCGCTGAAAACGTTCCGGAGCTGTTCGCCCGTAACGAGCGCGTGGCGTGCATTTTCGACACCGAGCGCGGGCCGATGGCCGTGGTGCTGGTGGGCGCGATGATCGTCGCGTCCATCGAAACCGTCTGGGCCGGCCTGGTGACGCCCCCTAAACGTGAACTCAAGACCTTCCGTTACGACGAAGCCGCCCGTGCGCCGATCCACCTGGAAAAAGGTGCCGAACTGGGTCGCTTCAAGCTGGGCTCGACCGCCATCGTGCTGTTTGGGCCGGACCAGGTGAAATGGGCCGAAACGCTAGTGGCCGGCTCGCCAGTGCAGATGGGCCAGGGGCTGGCACTGCCAAAGGCCTGA
- a CDS encoding rhodanese-like domain-containing protein → MPDFSGLPLVIEPSELLPRLDARELILVDLTSAARYSTGHIPGARFVDPKRTQLGQPPAPGLLPAKADLEALFGELGHHRDAVYVVYDDEGGGWAGRFIWLLDVIGHSNYHYLDGGLLSWLDEGLPVSVEVPAPVAGPVSLTLHEAPTATREYLQSRLGAADLAIWDARGPLEYSGEKVVAARGGHIPGAVNFEWTAGMDQARNLRIRKDMPQILEQLGITPDKEIITHCQTHHRSGFTYLVAKALGYPRVKGYAGSWGEWGNHPDTPIEL, encoded by the coding sequence ATGCCTGACTTCTCTGGCTTGCCACTGGTGATCGAGCCGAGCGAGCTGCTGCCGCGTCTCGACGCCCGCGAACTGATCCTGGTAGACCTGACCAGCGCCGCCCGCTACAGCACCGGGCACATCCCTGGCGCACGATTCGTCGACCCCAAGCGCACCCAGCTCGGCCAGCCGCCGGCACCGGGCCTGTTGCCGGCCAAAGCCGACCTGGAAGCACTGTTCGGCGAACTCGGGCATCACCGGGATGCGGTCTACGTGGTCTATGACGATGAAGGCGGCGGCTGGGCCGGGCGTTTTATCTGGTTGCTGGACGTGATCGGTCACTCGAACTATCACTACCTCGACGGCGGCCTGCTGTCGTGGCTGGACGAAGGCCTGCCGGTGTCCGTTGAGGTACCGGCCCCCGTCGCAGGCCCGGTGAGCCTGACGTTGCACGAAGCTCCCACCGCCACCCGCGAATACCTGCAAAGCCGTCTCGGTGCTGCCGACCTGGCGATCTGGGACGCGCGCGGCCCGTTGGAATATTCCGGCGAGAAAGTGGTCGCAGCCAGGGGCGGGCATATTCCCGGCGCGGTCAATTTCGAATGGACGGCCGGCATGGACCAGGCGCGCAACCTGCGCATCCGCAAAGATATGCCGCAGATCCTCGAACAACTGGGCATCACGCCGGACAAAGAAATCATCACCCACTGCCAGACTCACCACCGCTCTGGCTTCACCTACCTGGTGGCCAAGGCACTCGGTTATCCGCGGGTCAAAGGCTATGCCGGTTCCTGGGGCGAATGGGGCAACCACCCCGACACCCCTATCGAGCTCTGA
- a CDS encoding HDOD domain-containing protein: MANETKVPTPRPTTLEGWVKLLDGVHLPVPHASHDLVCKALADSRRSLRDIAELMQDSPALALSVIREANHHTHGSLAEPAENLEVAINRLGLKRTEELLARLPSLPGHEIPIALRQLQLISQHATQQANGFFASRLARLWQDIHWGSLLFLSPLWPLALTHPRLLGEWELRVIHKGQSASEVERELFGVSLLKICLALVETWRLPIWIMQGYRLLLNERRELVQVLRIARDSEHPLRQQNRLDDDPTLRRWLNQPANTVLLANGLALSAQQAWDSPNSARWQYLTSLYLQMSMDDVQQQLHQQAVTSARHDAMPDLWHPAVALIWPWGSRRIHPGLLPAAPPSAEDLTQWRKQCSALLVEPSPFSNAMHLTTSARDALVACGMRRVMILMADRSQTSMRVHQTAGLPKEAAATSFPINQSKVLQRLLAQQAQVRLNPDNNAQFSALLPPGLRSLFRGEHLLLRSLTCNGRVIMLVVVDQGGGPFSDVTVQAFGKTVQCIERALHTFTNRGR, encoded by the coding sequence ATGGCTAACGAAACGAAGGTTCCAACTCCACGACCGACCACGCTCGAAGGCTGGGTCAAGCTGCTCGACGGCGTGCACCTGCCTGTGCCCCATGCCAGTCATGACCTGGTCTGCAAGGCCCTTGCCGACAGCCGCCGGTCGTTGCGTGACATCGCCGAACTGATGCAGGACAGCCCCGCCCTGGCCCTGAGCGTCATTCGCGAAGCCAACCATCACACCCATGGCAGCCTCGCGGAACCGGCCGAAAATCTCGAAGTGGCCATCAACCGCCTCGGCCTTAAACGCACCGAAGAACTGCTCGCCCGCCTGCCGTCGTTGCCGGGGCATGAAATACCCATTGCCCTGCGCCAGCTGCAGTTGATCAGCCAACACGCGACGCAACAGGCCAATGGTTTTTTTGCCAGCCGTCTGGCGCGGCTTTGGCAAGACATCCACTGGGGCAGCCTGTTGTTTCTCTCACCGCTCTGGCCACTGGCCCTGACTCACCCGCGCTTGCTGGGAGAGTGGGAACTGCGGGTCATCCATAAAGGCCAGTCAGCCAGCGAGGTCGAGCGCGAACTGTTCGGCGTCAGCCTGCTGAAAATCTGCCTGGCGCTGGTGGAAACCTGGCGCCTGCCAATCTGGATAATGCAAGGCTACCGCCTGCTGCTCAACGAACGCCGCGAACTGGTGCAAGTGCTCCGCATCGCCCGGGACAGCGAGCACCCGCTGCGTCAGCAGAATCGCCTGGACGATGACCCGACCCTGCGGCGCTGGCTCAATCAGCCCGCCAATACCGTGCTGCTGGCCAACGGCCTGGCCCTTTCAGCGCAACAAGCCTGGGACTCCCCCAACAGCGCCCGCTGGCAATATCTCACCAGTTTGTATCTGCAGATGTCGATGGATGACGTCCAACAGCAACTGCACCAACAAGCCGTCACCAGTGCCCGCCACGATGCCATGCCCGATCTCTGGCATCCGGCCGTGGCGCTGATCTGGCCCTGGGGCAGCCGCCGCATCCACCCCGGACTGCTGCCCGCCGCCCCGCCGAGTGCCGAAGACCTGACCCAGTGGCGCAAGCAATGCTCTGCGCTGCTGGTGGAACCGAGTCCCTTCAGCAATGCCATGCACCTGACCACCTCGGCACGGGATGCGCTGGTGGCGTGCGGGATGCGCCGGGTAATGATCCTGATGGCTGACCGCAGCCAGACCAGCATGCGCGTGCACCAGACCGCCGGCCTGCCCAAGGAGGCAGCAGCCACCAGCTTTCCCATCAATCAGAGCAAGGTCTTGCAGCGGCTGCTGGCCCAGCAGGCCCAGGTTCGCCTGAACCCGGACAACAATGCCCAATTCTCGGCGTTGCTGCCGCCGGGCCTGCGCAGCCTGTTCCGGGGCGAGCACCTGCTGCTGCGCTCGCTGACCTGCAACGGTCGAGTGATCATGCTGGTGGTGGTGGACCAGGGCGGCGGACCGTTCTCGGACGTGACCGTGCAAGCGTTCGGCAAAACCGTGCAATGCATCGAAAGGGCCCTGCATACCTTTACCAACCGCGGCCGCTGA
- the motA gene encoding flagellar motor stator protein MotA produces MAKIIGIIVVFASVLGGYVLSHGKIAALIQPFEVLIIGGAALGAFLQANPGYMTMHVLKKSLGMFSSRFSHTFYLEVLGLIYEILNKSRREGMMAIEGDIEDASASPIFAKYPSVLKDARMTAFICDYLRIMSSGNMAPHELEGLFDMELYSLKEDLEHPSHAVTGIADAMPGFGIVAAVLGIVVTMASLGDGDQKSIGLHVGAALVGTFFGILAAYGFFGPLATSLAHDAKEELNIYEAIKASLVASASGMPPSLAVEFGRKVLYPAHRPSFAELEQAVRGR; encoded by the coding sequence ATGGCTAAAATTATCGGCATCATTGTCGTGTTCGCGAGCGTACTCGGCGGATACGTGCTCTCCCATGGCAAGATTGCCGCCCTGATCCAACCTTTCGAGGTATTGATCATCGGTGGCGCGGCCCTCGGCGCATTCTTGCAGGCCAACCCTGGCTATATGACCATGCACGTGCTCAAGAAATCCCTGGGCATGTTCAGTTCGCGCTTCAGCCACACCTTCTACCTCGAGGTGCTGGGGCTGATCTACGAGATCCTCAACAAGAGCCGCCGCGAAGGCATGATGGCGATCGAAGGCGATATCGAAGACGCCTCCGCCAGCCCGATTTTCGCCAAGTACCCTTCGGTGCTCAAAGACGCCCGCATGACGGCGTTCATCTGCGATTACCTGCGCATCATGTCGTCCGGCAACATGGCTCCCCATGAGCTTGAAGGCCTGTTCGACATGGAGCTGTACAGTCTCAAGGAAGACCTGGAGCACCCCTCCCATGCGGTCACCGGTATCGCCGACGCCATGCCTGGTTTCGGTATCGTCGCGGCGGTATTGGGCATCGTGGTGACCATGGCGTCCCTGGGCGACGGCGACCAGAAGTCCATCGGCCTGCACGTGGGTGCGGCCCTGGTGGGTACCTTCTTCGGTATCTTGGCCGCGTATGGTTTCTTCGGGCCGCTGGCCACCTCCCTGGCCCATGACGCCAAGGAAGAGCTCAATATCTACGAAGCCATCAAGGCTTCCCTGGTGGCCTCGGCCTCGGGCATGCCGCCATCGCTGGCGGTGGAGTTCGGCCGTAAGGTCCTGTACCCGGCGCACCGTCCAAGCTTCGCCGAGCTGGAACAAGCGGTTCGCGGTCGCTAA
- the motB gene encoding flagellar motor protein MotB, which produces MENNQPIIIKRVKRIAAGHHGGAWKIAFADFATAMMAFFLVLWLLSTATPEQKIAIAGYFKDPVGFTESGTPYIIDLGGSPTLAPDTTLNPEVKSEPQPDKVTVDSEQVEGMAEQVERERLELLLQELQNKVEENPQLQKFKDQILFEITPNGLRIQIMDAENRPMFDSGSARLKPYFEDILLAMADTIKAVPNKISISGHTDAKPYVGKGDFGNWELSANRANAARRALVAGSYPDEQVARVVGYASSALFDRKDPFNPVNRRIDIVVLTKKAQQAIEGSQTDDPPPDPAQGQGAPGEVPETPGAAADPNALPADQQPVPAHELRERLNLFDNAAPKPPGTPAQ; this is translated from the coding sequence ATGGAAAATAACCAGCCGATCATCATCAAGCGCGTCAAGCGCATAGCGGCAGGGCACCACGGGGGCGCCTGGAAAATCGCCTTCGCCGACTTCGCGACGGCGATGATGGCGTTCTTCCTGGTGCTGTGGCTGCTGTCTACCGCGACCCCGGAACAGAAGATCGCCATCGCCGGTTACTTCAAGGACCCGGTCGGTTTTACTGAAAGCGGCACGCCGTACATCATCGACCTGGGTGGTTCACCGACCCTGGCGCCGGACACGACCCTCAACCCTGAAGTCAAATCCGAGCCCCAGCCTGACAAGGTGACGGTGGACTCCGAGCAGGTCGAAGGGATGGCCGAGCAGGTCGAGCGCGAGCGTCTGGAATTGCTGCTGCAAGAGTTGCAGAACAAGGTCGAAGAGAACCCGCAACTGCAGAAATTCAAGGACCAGATCCTGTTCGAAATCACGCCGAACGGCTTGCGCATCCAGATCATGGACGCCGAGAACCGGCCGATGTTCGACTCGGGCAGCGCGCGCCTGAAACCTTATTTCGAAGACATTCTGCTGGCCATGGCCGACACCATCAAAGCGGTGCCGAACAAAATCAGCATCAGCGGTCATACCGATGCCAAGCCCTACGTCGGCAAAGGTGATTTCGGTAACTGGGAACTGTCCGCCAACCGCGCCAATGCGGCCCGTCGCGCCTTGGTGGCCGGCAGTTATCCGGATGAGCAGGTGGCGCGGGTGGTCGGTTATGCGTCCTCGGCGTTGTTCGACCGCAAGGACCCGTTCAATCCGGTCAACCGGCGTATCGATATCGTGGTGTTGACCAAGAAGGCCCAGCAAGCCATCGAAGGTTCGCAAACCGATGATCCGCCGCCGGATCCGGCCCAGGGGCAGGGCGCGCCGGGTGAGGTGCCTGAGACGCCTGGCGCTGCGGCAGATCCGAACGCCTTGCCGGCGGACCAGCAGCCCGTGCCGGCCCATGAGCTGCGCGAACGTCTGAACCTGTTCGATAACGCCGCGCCGAAGCCTCCCGGAACGCCGGCGCAGTGA
- the rsgA gene encoding small ribosomal subunit biogenesis GTPase RsgA has protein sequence MAKRQLNRRQNWRIEKIQGERAARAAKRESSAVEALEGGDLGPEQTGLVIAHFGVQVEVEAREGELAGQVFRCHLRANLPALVTGDQVVWRAGNQGIGVIVAQLPRHTELCRPDSRGQLKPVAANVDMIVIVFAPLPEPHANLIDRYLVAAEHAGIRPLLLLNKFDLIDEHNAPALNALLSVYRDLGYPVLEVSAHHGNGMEQLQQQLDGRISVFVGQSGVGKSSLVNSLLPEVETRVGPLSELSGQGTHTTTTARLFHFPGGGELIDSPGIREFGLGHVSRADVEAGFIEFNELIGTCRFRDCKHDREPGCALLKALEEGRVHQQRMNSYRSIIASLPESSY, from the coding sequence ATGGCCAAACGCCAACTCAATCGTCGCCAGAACTGGCGCATCGAAAAGATCCAGGGCGAGCGCGCTGCCCGCGCCGCCAAACGCGAATCCAGTGCTGTCGAAGCCTTGGAAGGTGGCGACCTGGGCCCGGAACAGACCGGCCTGGTAATCGCCCACTTCGGTGTGCAGGTCGAGGTCGAGGCCCGGGAAGGCGAACTGGCCGGCCAAGTGTTCCGTTGTCACTTGCGCGCCAACCTGCCGGCGCTGGTGACTGGCGACCAGGTGGTCTGGCGTGCCGGCAACCAGGGCATCGGCGTGATCGTGGCGCAATTGCCACGCCACACCGAGCTGTGCCGTCCGGACAGCCGTGGCCAGCTCAAGCCGGTAGCGGCCAACGTCGACATGATCGTCATTGTGTTCGCCCCCCTGCCCGAGCCCCACGCCAACCTGATCGACCGTTACCTGGTGGCAGCCGAGCACGCCGGCATCCGCCCGTTGTTGCTGCTCAACAAGTTCGACCTGATCGACGAGCACAACGCCCCGGCGCTGAACGCCTTGCTGTCGGTCTATCGGGATTTGGGTTACCCGGTGCTGGAAGTCTCGGCCCATCACGGCAACGGCATGGAGCAATTGCAACAGCAGTTGGATGGGCGCATCAGCGTGTTCGTCGGTCAGTCCGGCGTTGGCAAGTCATCACTGGTCAACAGCCTGCTGCCAGAAGTCGAGACTCGCGTCGGGCCGTTGTCCGAGTTGTCCGGCCAGGGCACCCATACCACCACCACCGCGCGGTTGTTCCATTTTCCCGGCGGCGGTGAATTGATCGACTCGCCGGGCATCCGTGAATTCGGCCTGGGCCATGTCAGTCGGGCCGATGTCGAAGCCGGGTTCATCGAATTCAACGAACTGATCGGCACCTGCCGCTTCCGCGACTGCAAGCACGACCGCGAACCTGGATGCGCGCTGCTCAAGGCGCTGGAAGAAGGTCGCGTGCATCAGCAACGGATGAACAGCTACCGCTCGATCATCGCCAGCTTGCCGGAAAGCAGTTACTGA
- the orn gene encoding oligoribonuclease encodes MQNPQNLIWIDLEMTGLNPDTDVIIEMATIVTDSDLNTLAEGPVIAIHHSDEILAGMDEWNTRQHGGSGLTQRVRESKISMAEAEAQTIAFLEQWVPKGKSPICGNSICQDRRFLYTHMKSLESYFHYRNLDVSTLKELAARWAPEVRDSFQKGGSHLALDDIRESIAELQHYRKHFIKF; translated from the coding sequence ATGCAAAACCCGCAGAACCTGATCTGGATCGACCTGGAAATGACCGGTCTGAACCCCGACACCGACGTCATCATCGAAATGGCCACCATCGTCACCGACAGCGACCTCAACACCCTGGCCGAAGGCCCGGTGATCGCGATCCATCACAGCGACGAGATCCTGGCCGGCATGGACGAATGGAACACCCGCCAGCACGGCGGCTCGGGCCTGACCCAGCGGGTGCGCGAGAGCAAGATCAGCATGGCCGAAGCCGAGGCCCAGACCATCGCGTTCCTGGAACAATGGGTGCCGAAGGGCAAGTCGCCGATCTGCGGCAACAGCATCTGCCAGGACCGTCGCTTCCTCTATACCCACATGAAATCCCTGGAAAGCTATTTCCACTACCGCAACCTGGACGTCTCCACCCTCAAGGAGCTGGCCGCCCGCTGGGCTCCAGAAGTGCGTGACAGCTTCCAAAAGGGTGGCAGCCACCTGGCCCTGGACGACATTCGCGAGTCCATTGCCGAGCTGCAGCATTACCGCAAGCATTTCATCAAGTTCTGA
- a CDS encoding trimeric intracellular cation channel family protein codes for MLLMLYLIAITAEAMTGALSAGRRGMDWFGVVLIACITALGGGSVRDVLLGHYPLTWVKHPEYLVLTTAAAMLTVFLARWMRHLRSLFLVLDAVGLVAFTLIGCMTALEMGHGMLVASVSGVITGVFGGILRDIFCNDIPLIFRRELYASVSFAAAWCYLLCVYLQLPNEQAILITLFGGFLLRLLAIRFHWEMPKFVYNDEV; via the coding sequence ATGTTGCTGATGCTTTATCTGATCGCCATCACCGCCGAAGCCATGACCGGCGCCTTGTCTGCCGGGCGTCGTGGCATGGACTGGTTCGGCGTGGTGCTGATCGCCTGTATCACGGCGCTGGGTGGCGGCTCGGTGCGCGACGTATTGCTTGGCCATTACCCGCTGACCTGGGTCAAGCACCCGGAATACCTGGTGCTGACCACTGCGGCGGCGATGCTGACGGTGTTCCTGGCGCGCTGGATGCGCCATCTGCGCTCGCTGTTCCTGGTGCTCGACGCCGTGGGGCTGGTGGCGTTCACGCTGATTGGCTGCATGACCGCCCTGGAAATGGGTCATGGCATGCTGGTGGCATCGGTCAGTGGGGTCATCACCGGGGTGTTCGGCGGCATCCTGCGGGACATCTTCTGCAACGATATTCCGCTGATCTTTCGCCGCGAACTCTATGCCAGCGTCTCATTTGCCGCGGCGTGGTGCTACCTGTTGTGCGTCTACCTGCAGTTGCCGAATGAACAGGCGATTCTCATCACCTTGTTCGGCGGTTTCCTGCTGCGGCTCCTGGCGATTCGCTTTCACTGGGAAATGCCGAAGTTCGTTTATAACGACGAGGTCTGA
- the queG gene encoding tRNA epoxyqueuosine(34) reductase QueG, translating into MPVIPTDLPALAQSIKDWGRELGFQQVGISGLDLAEHEQHLQRWLDAGYHGEMDYMAAHGSKRSHPDELVPGTLRVVSLRMDYLPGDTQMAQLLGQPEKAYVSRYALGRDYHKLIRKRVQQLAEKIQAVIGPFGYRAFVDSAPVLEKAIAEQAGLGWIGKNTLVLNRKAGSYFFLSELFVDLPLPVDPPHASEHCGKCTACLDICPTNAFVGPYVLDARRCISYLTIELKSAIPEELRPLIGNRVFGCDDCQIVCPWNRFARPSGESDFKPRHNLDNAGLAELFMWDEDTFLRSTEGSPLRRAGYERWLRNLAVGLGNAPSTIAVLQALEARRDYPSELVREHVEWALRQHAERQTSSL; encoded by the coding sequence ATGCCTGTCATTCCCACAGACCTCCCCGCCCTCGCCCAATCCATCAAGGACTGGGGCCGTGAGCTGGGTTTCCAGCAAGTCGGCATCAGCGGCCTGGACCTTGCCGAGCATGAGCAACATTTGCAGCGCTGGCTCGACGCGGGCTATCACGGCGAGATGGATTACATGGCGGCCCATGGCAGCAAACGCTCGCACCCCGACGAGCTGGTGCCGGGCACGCTGCGGGTGGTTTCCCTGCGCATGGATTACCTGCCGGGCGACACGCAAATGGCGCAATTGCTCGGCCAACCGGAAAAGGCCTACGTCTCGCGTTATGCATTGGGCCGCGATTACCACAAATTGATCCGTAAACGTGTGCAGCAACTGGCAGAAAAAATCCAGGCGGTCATCGGCCCCTTTGGCTATCGCGCCTTCGTCGACAGCGCGCCGGTGCTGGAGAAGGCCATCGCGGAACAGGCCGGCCTGGGCTGGATCGGTAAAAACACCTTGGTGTTGAACCGCAAGGCGGGCAGTTATTTCTTTTTGAGCGAGCTGTTCGTCGACTTGCCCCTGCCGGTGGACCCGCCCCACGCCAGCGAACATTGTGGAAAATGCACGGCGTGCCTGGACATCTGTCCTACGAATGCCTTCGTCGGGCCCTACGTGTTGGATGCCCGTCGGTGCATCTCCTACCTGACCATCGAACTGAAAAGTGCCATCCCCGAAGAACTGCGGCCATTGATTGGCAATCGGGTGTTCGGGTGTGATGACTGCCAGATCGTCTGCCCGTGGAACCGCTTCGCCCGACCGTCCGGGGAAAGCGACTTCAAGCCGCGACACAACCTGGACAACGCCGGGCTGGCCGAGCTGTTCATGTGGGACGAGGACACGTTTCTGCGCAGCACCGAAGGCTCGCCACTGCGCCGCGCCGGTTACGAACGTTGGCTGCGCAACCTGGCGGTGGGCCTTGGCAATGCACCCTCAACCATTGCGGTGCTGCAAGCGCTGGAGGCGCGACGCGATTATCCTTCGGAACTGGTACGCGAGCATGTCGAGTGGGCGTTGCGCCAACACGCCGAGCGTCAGACCTCGTCGTTATAA
- a CDS encoding bifunctional ADP-dependent NAD(P)H-hydrate dehydratase/NAD(P)H-hydrate epimerase, which yields MPHTKDDFPDALYSAAQVRALDAQLIAAGTAGFELMQRAARAMWRAIVRHWPDASELTVLAGHGNNAGDGYLVATLARRAGWSVRVLTVGEPRRLQGDAANAHAEAVAVGVPVEPWSDESELRGVLLDALLGTGLSGDVREPYVRAIDTINVSGLPVAAVDIPSGLCADTGRVLGTAVVADLTVTFIGLKLGLFTGDAADRVGELVFNDLHADPDIVEATPASARLLSPHNLPRLTPRMPTSHKGRFGHVLLIGGDRGFGGAIQMSAESALRCGAGMVSMATRSEHVSAALTRLPEVMVQGTHSANQLMGLLKQASVLVVGPGLGQAAWGRSLLSAAANAPLPQVWDADALNLLSSGDVSLPEHCVISPHPGEAARLLDISTAQVQADRPAAAHALSKKYTATVILKGAGSLIASPDGRLAVCSQGHPAMATAGLGDVLAGVVGALLAQGMEDFDAACLAVWLHANAGAQAGRSGRGVAATDLIPAIRQLLEEHSPCLK from the coding sequence ATGCCGCACACTAAAGATGATTTTCCCGACGCGCTGTACAGTGCCGCGCAGGTTCGGGCCCTCGACGCACAATTGATCGCGGCGGGCACCGCCGGCTTCGAATTGATGCAGCGCGCGGCCCGCGCCATGTGGCGTGCGATCGTTCGGCACTGGCCTGACGCCAGCGAGCTGACCGTACTGGCTGGCCACGGCAACAACGCGGGCGATGGTTACCTGGTGGCAACCCTGGCCCGGCGCGCCGGTTGGTCGGTGCGGGTGCTGACGGTGGGCGAGCCCCGGCGTCTGCAGGGCGACGCCGCCAATGCCCACGCTGAGGCTGTGGCGGTGGGTGTCCCGGTGGAACCGTGGTCGGACGAATCCGAATTGCGTGGCGTGCTGCTGGACGCGTTGCTCGGCACCGGGTTGAGCGGCGATGTACGCGAGCCCTATGTGCGTGCTATCGACACGATCAATGTCAGTGGTCTGCCGGTCGCCGCGGTGGATATTCCCTCCGGGCTGTGTGCCGACACCGGTCGGGTTCTCGGTACGGCGGTGGTGGCCGACCTGACTGTGACGTTCATTGGCCTGAAGCTCGGCCTGTTCACGGGGGATGCGGCGGATCGGGTAGGCGAACTGGTGTTCAACGATCTACACGCCGACCCTGACATCGTTGAAGCGACACCGGCCAGTGCCCGACTGCTCTCACCGCATAATCTGCCGCGTCTGACGCCGCGCATGCCCACGTCCCACAAAGGCCGGTTTGGTCATGTGCTGTTGATTGGCGGCGACCGAGGTTTTGGCGGCGCCATCCAGATGAGCGCCGAAAGCGCCCTGCGTTGCGGCGCGGGCATGGTGTCCATGGCGACCCGCAGCGAGCATGTGTCCGCGGCGCTGACGCGTTTGCCCGAGGTCATGGTGCAGGGCACTCATTCGGCCAACCAATTGATGGGCTTGCTCAAGCAGGCCAGTGTGCTGGTGGTCGGGCCAGGGCTGGGCCAGGCCGCGTGGGGACGCAGCCTGTTGTCGGCGGCGGCCAATGCGCCGCTGCCGCAAGTGTGGGATGCCGATGCGCTGAACCTGCTGAGTAGCGGCGACGTCAGTCTGCCCGAGCACTGTGTCATCAGCCCGCATCCGGGCGAGGCGGCGCGGCTGCTGGACATCTCCACGGCTCAGGTGCAGGCCGATCGTCCGGCGGCGGCCCATGCATTGAGCAAAAAATACACCGCCACAGTGATTCTCAAGGGCGCCGGCAGCCTGATCGCCAGCCCGGACGGTCGTCTGGCCGTTTGCAGCCAGGGCCATCCGGCTATGGCCACGGCCGGCCTGGGGGACGTGTTGGCCGGCGTGGTCGGCGCTTTGTTGGCCCAGGGCATGGAAGATTTTGATGCGGCGTGCCTGGCGGTCTGGTTGCACGCCAATGCCGGTGCCCAAGCCGGTCGGTCGGGTCGGGGAGTGGCGGCGACCGATCTGATCCCGGCCATTCGTCAGTTGTTGGAGGAGCATTCACCGTGTCTGAAGTAA
- the tsaE gene encoding tRNA (adenosine(37)-N6)-threonylcarbamoyltransferase complex ATPase subunit type 1 TsaE, translating to MSEVTLFMADEHAMTEFGARIARTTGGHGLIFLEGDLGAGKTTLSRGIIRGLGHVGAVKSPTFTLVEPYEIGDVRAFHFDLYRLVDPEELEFLGIRDYFEDDALCLIEWPQKGAGFLPKPDLTITIGAQNGGRSLKLTPQGSRGESWCAALALEIN from the coding sequence GTGTCTGAAGTAACCCTGTTCATGGCGGACGAACACGCCATGACGGAATTCGGGGCGCGTATCGCGCGCACCACTGGGGGCCATGGCCTGATTTTTCTCGAAGGTGACCTTGGCGCGGGGAAAACCACCCTGTCCCGGGGCATCATTCGCGGCCTTGGGCACGTCGGCGCGGTAAAAAGCCCTACGTTCACGTTGGTCGAGCCCTACGAGATCGGTGATGTTCGCGCCTTCCATTTCGACCTGTATCGACTGGTGGATCCCGAGGAGCTGGAATTTCTCGGTATCCGCGATTATTTCGAAGATGATGCCTTGTGCCTGATCGAATGGCCCCAGAAGGGTGCAGGCTTTTTGCCAAAGCCGGACCTGACCATTACCATTGGCGCGCAGAACGGCGGGCGTTCGCTGAAACTGACGCCGCAAGGCTCGCGTGGCGAGTCGTGGTGTGCCGCTTTGGCATTGGAAATTAATTGA